The Malus domestica chromosome 10, GDT2T_hap1 genome contains a region encoding:
- the LOC103422267 gene encoding ankyrin repeat-containing protein At5g02620-like, translating into MDPSLYKAATSGDIRFLRSDRFLDQKTPKDNNIFHVAAEFKQADFFKNVPLDVQSSLFWATNKKGDTPLHVAAGVGCHEIVKFLIQHAKETQIHGADQESGPADKDAHKELFRMTNLQKDTALHVAVRNDHGGVVMLLMEADPQLCCFTNGANESPLFLAVRSGSPSIAIYILNHSDPVLPSFHGTNGVTALHAAVTHKHLTGRGIVEMMVSKNPDVIRKADALGWTPLHYAALRGNLEATRVLMQYDSSASYILDKSGISALHVAAYAGCIRVMEEMIRHRPDTCDLLNDKGQTILHAAVLGEQIHVVSYILNNPMFAGLINEADKDGNTPLHLAARYQNRESIRILTDDPKVDKTAINEEFSRAIDFFLGDNSGEQEIFDNQRVLHHLGRSTGVPFFQQQINRDFKKLICPDNDTSCTPAIAADKREKLQAHSDLASKRLDTNLLVGVLIATVTFTAAFTPPGGFKSDGTPVLNENTYFQAFLMFDFISFFFSSLAILNDFLVATVLPIRLAAPASLIQLSIGGMMVAFTSGALAVQPKRQTLTLGDILVSIIFVILFLVAVLPMVKSLFQIIMRKKYPLTL; encoded by the exons ATGGATCCTTCCCTCTATAAGGCGGCAACATCCGGAGATATTCGTTTCTTGAGATCAGATCGTTTCCTCGATCAGAAAACACCTAAAGACAACAATATATTTCATGTTGCTGCTGAGTTCAAGCAAGCAGacttcttcaaaaacgtccCACTCGATGTTCAATCTTCATTATTTTGGGCCACCAACAAAAAGGGCGACACTCCCCTGCACGTTGCTGCAGGAGTTGGTTGTCATGAAATCGTAAAGTTCCTCATCCAACACGCGAAGGAAACGCAAATTCATGGAGCTGATCAGGAAAGCGGGCCAGCTGATAAGGATGCACACAAAGAGTTGTTCCGAATGACAAATTTGCAAAAGGATACAGCTTTGCACGTTGCTGTCCGCAATGATCATGGTGGAGTGGTTATGCTTTTGATGGAAGCTGATCCTCAATTGTGTTGTTTCACTAATGGAGCCAATGAGTCGCCGTTGTTCCTGGCTGTTAGAAGTGGGTCTCCTAGCATTGCTATTTATATTTTGAACCACTCTGATCCCGTACTTCCTTCTTTTCATGGGACTAATGGTGTGACAGCTTTACATGCGGCAGTGACTCACAAGCACCTTACAGGGAGAG GCATTGTGGAGATGATGGTGTCAAAAAATCCAGATGTGATAAGAAAAGCCGATGCACTTGGGTGGACTCCCTTACACTACGCAGCATTGAGAGGGAACCTTGAAGCGACTAGAGTGCTCATGCAATATGATAGTTCTGCATCTTACATCCTAGACAAATCTGGAATATCAGCTCTCCATGTCGCGGCCTATGCTGGGTGCATCAGAGTAATGGAAGAGATGATTCGACATCGACCTGATACTTGTGATTTGCTCAATGACAAAGGCCAAACGATTCTACATGCTGCAGTTTTGGGCGAACAAATACATGTCGTCAGTTACATATTAAATAACCCTATGTTTGCAGGACTTATAAATGAAGCAGATAAAGATGGAAACACTCCATTGCATCTAGCTGCCCGTTACCAAAATCGTGAAAGTATAAGAATTTTGACAGATGACCCTAAAGTGGACAAGACTGCTATTAATGAAGAATTCTCAAGGGCCATCGACTTTTTTCTCGGAGACAATAGTGGAGAACAG GAAATCTTTGATAACCAAAGAGTCTTGCACCACCTGGGGCGTTCCACTGGCGTGCCATTTTTCCAACAACAAATCAACCGTGATTTCAAGAAATTGATATGTCCGGATAATGATACCTCTTGCACGCCAGCCATTGCTGCAGACAAGAGAGAAAAACTGCAAGCTCATTCAGATTTAGCCTCAAAAAGGCTCGACACCAACTTACTCGTAGGGGTGCTTATCGCAACTGTCACATTTACAGCGGCGTTCACCCCTCCCGGAGGATTTAAAAGTGACGGAACACcagttttaaatgaaaatacaTATTTTCAAGCGTTTCTGATGTTTGACTTTATCTCCTTCTTTTTCTCATCTCTTGCCATTCTAAATGATTTCTTGGTGGCAACCGTCTTACCAATCCGTCTTGCAGCACCTGCAAGTCTCATTCAGCTTTCCATCGGAGGAATGATGGTTGCATTTACTTCGGGCGCCTTAGCAGTGCAGCCTAAACGCCAAACACTAACTCTGGGCGACATTTTGGTGTCAATAATATTCgtcattttatttttggtagCTGTCCTCCCTATGGTGAAGTCTTTGTTTCAAATAATAATGCGAAAGAAGTACCCATTGACATTGTAG
- the LOC103445759 gene encoding kinesin-like protein KIN-14Q isoform X2 — protein MEEQHQCDSPLNSSTSAANSHCNYTPLCSQLQRLTMVDPDSSSYNADSNEVGVDCSRENYESTEAISTPKIRDPVANDARSMMGFSLTSPDLVICAGSPDIPQTSYGDSPEFLESKFHQKMDSSIELSFENGIDESQVRDMHKTPTVKFSTTLCQTFKEDLSPEASFELLPPPATENKLKEGSLPDMSNNAGCTDEFIGDDSQMEDCGSLKVTGETNEEGDYHKLLISYEKQKKELQEMRSAMEELKKQNYSKSRECQEACNSLKELQNELMRKSMHVGSLAFAIEGQVKEKSGWFSSLRDLTRKLKIMEMGHIKLSEEARAYKKCLEDMNEMRSTIHSTLNQQVNLHNDLKTKFIEGAKERKELYNKVLELKGNIRVFCRCRPLNTDEVAAGASMAIDFESAKDGELAVKSNGVTRRTFKFDAVFGPQAEQADVFEDTAPFATSVLDGYNVCIFAYGQTGSGKTFTMEGTEDARGVNFRTLQELFRIIGEREKLHRYDVSVSVLEVYNEQIRDLLVSGNQPGAAAKRLEIRQVGEGIHHVPGLVEAHVNNMNEVWEVLQTGSNARAVCSTNANEHSSRSHCIHCVMVKGENLLNGECTRSKLWLVDLAGSERVAKTEVQGERLKETQNINRSLSALGDVVSSLATKSSHIPFRNSKLTHLLQDSLGGDSKTLMFVQISPNENDVSETLCSLNFASRVRGIELGPAKRQLDTYELLRYKQMFEKTKLDVKSKDVQIRKMEETVHGLELKVKELEAQLLIERKLARQHVDTKIAEQHEQQMKHQQDEQSIAPTRPPFTNRPLASHKVLSEIGSTLGKDQVNPLQPLMEKTNNKPSAPLFHVSDGFIKHLDATEKENNPEMAEQFLVPKKTGRASTCPTFQRIPVNTAPRRNSLIPLPNVPFRVQSPPPALPLAAIVCHADKKVDPDVTETDCLPEQTPCSSPKVIRNGAKKLNSILRRSLQKKIQIKSPMPPHMRKGVNVGMEKVRVSIGSRGRMGNRVLLGNARRAGTKEGQKPNSHREKERGWNIIGTAARTVTKS, from the exons ATGGAGGAGCAGCACCAGTGCGACTCTCCTCTGAACAGCTCCACTTCCGCCGCCAATTCTCACTGCAACT ACACACCGCTTTGCTCGCAATTGCAGCGCTTGACAATGGTGGATCCGGATTCTTCCTCTTACAATGCTGATTCAAACGAAG TTGGTGTAGATTGCTCTCGGGAAAATTATGAAAGCACAGAAGCCATTAGTACACCAAAAATCAGGGACCCAGTTGCAAATGATG CCCGGTCCATGATGGGGTTTTCGCTTACCTCTCCTGATCTAGTGATCTGTGCCGGGTCACCCGATATACCCCAAACCAGCTATGGAGATTCCCCCGAGTTCTTGGAAAGCAAGTTCCATCAGAAGATGGATTCTTCTATTGAGCTCTCTTTTGAGAATGGAATCGATGAGTCTCAAGTTAGAGATATGCATAAAACTCCAACTGTAAAGTTCTCCACGACATTGTGCCAAACTTTTAAGGAAGATTTGTCTCCTGAAGCTTCATTTGAGCTTCTTCCTCCTCCGGCCACTGAGAACAAGTTGAAGGAAGGTTCCCTTCCTGATATGAGCAACAATGCAGGTTGCACTGATGAATTCATAGGCGATGATTCTCAAATGGAAGACTGCGGATCATTAAAA GTTACTGGTGAGACCAACGAAGAAGGAGACTATCATAAGCTGCTAATAAGTTACGAGAAACAGAAAAAGGAATTGCAAGAGATGAGGAGTGCAATGGAGGAGTTGAAAAAGCAAAACTATTCCAAGAGTAGAGAATGCCAAGAAGCTTGCAATTCATTAAAGGAACTCCAAAATGAACTCATGCGCAAGTCTATGCATGTTGGATCTTTGG CTTTCGCCATTGAGGGACAAGTGAAAGAGAAGAGCGGATGGTTTTCATCATTGAGAGATTTGACGAGAAAACTTAAG ATCATGGAGATGGGCCACATCAAGCTATCAGAGGAGGCACGGGCCTATAAGAAGTGCCTTGAAGATATGAATGAAATGAGGTctaccattcattccactt TAAATCAGCAAGTAAATTTGCATAATGATCTGAAGACTAAGTTTATTGAAGGGGCCAAAGAACGGAAAGAGCTCTACAACAAGGTGTTAGAGTTGAAAG GAAACATACGAGTCTTTTGCCGGTGCAGGCCTCTAAACACTGATGAAGTTGCAGCAGGAGCTTCAATGGCTATTGATTTTGAATCTGCTAAAGATGGTGAGCTCGCTGTCAAATCAAATGGGGTCACCAGAAGGACCTTCAAGTTTGATGCTGTATTTGGTCCTCAAGCAGAACAAG CTGATGTTTTTGAAGACACGGCTCCATTTGCAACATCAGTTTTAGATGGGTACAATGTGTGCATATTTGCATATGGGCAGACCGGAAGTGGAAAGACCTTTACAATGGAAGGGACAGAAGACGCTCGAGGAGTCAATTTTAGGACTCTTCAGGAATTGTTTCGTATAATTGGAGAGCGAGAAAAGTTACATCGATATGATGTATCAGTTAGCGTTTTAGAAGTCTACAACGAGCAGATACGAGATTTATTAGTTTCAGGGAATCAGCCAGGAGCAGCTGCCAAAAG GCTTGAAATAAGACAAGTTGGTGAAGGTATACATCATGTTCCAGGACTGGTTGAGGCACACGTAAACAACATGAATGAAGTCTGGGAAGTTCTGCAAACAGGCAGTAATGCAAGGGCTGTTTGCTCAACCAATGCCAATGAGCATAGCAGTCGGTCGCATTG CATACACTGTGTAATGGTGAAGGGGGAGAATTTGTTGAATGGGGAATGTACAAGAAGTAAGCTCTGGTTGGTGGATCTAGCAGGGAGCGAGCGTGTTGCGAAGACAGAAGTGCAAGGAGAACGACTCAAGGAAACTCAGAACATCAATAGATCTCTGTCTGCCCTTGGTGATGTCGTATCTTCACTTGCAACTAAAAGCTCACACATACCTTTCAG GAACTCTAAGCTTACCCACTTGCTTCAAGACTCTCTAG GAGGAGACTCGAAGACACTCATGTTTGTTCAGATAAGTCCTAATGAAAATGACGTGAGTGAGACCCTATGCTCACTGAACTTTGCAAGCAGAGTGAGAGGGATAGAGTTGGGTCCTGCAAAGAGGCAACTTGACACTTATGAACTTTTGAGATACAAACAGATG TTTGAGAAAACAAAGCTAGACGTCAAAAGCAAAGATGTACAGATCAGGAAGATGGAGGAAACAGTTCACGGATTAGAACTGAAG GTAAAAGAATTGGAAGCACAACTCTTAATCGAGAGAAAGCTGGCACGACAGCACGTTGACACAAAAATAGCTGAGCAACACGAGCAGCAAATGAAACATCAACAGGATGAGCAATCTATTGCACCCACAAGGCCACCGTTTACAAACCGACCATTAGCAAGTCACAAGGTCCTCAGTGAAATAGGCAGCACATTGGGAAAAGACCAAGTAAACCCTCTGCAACCATTGATGGAGAAGACCAACAACAAGCCCTCAGCACCCCTTTTTCATGTATCGGATGGTTTTATCAAGCATCTTGATGCTACGGAGAAAGAAAACAACCCCGAAATGGCTGAACAATTTCTTGTTCCAAAGAAAACTGGAAGGGCCTCTACTTGTCCAACATTTCAGCGGATTCCAGTAAACACAGCTCCAAGGCGCAACTCCCTAATCCCACTCCCAAATGTACCATTTCGTGTCCAATCCCCACCACCTGCATTACCATTGGCAGCTATAGTATGCCATGCTGATAAGAAAGTTGATCCAGATGTGACTGAGACTGACTGCTTGCCGGAACagacaccttgtagtagtcctAAAGTCATCAGAAATGGTGCCAAAAAGCTAAACAGCATACTGAGACGAAGCCTCCAAAAGAAAATCCAGATAAAATCCCCAATGCCACCGCACATGAGAAAAGGCGTGAATGTAGGGATGGAGAAAGTTAGAGTCTCTATTGGAAGTCGAGGGAGGATGGGGAACAGGGTGTTACTAGGAAATGCTAGAAGAGCCGGAACTAAAGAAGGCCAGAAGCCTAATAGTCATAGGGAAAAGGAGAGGGGGTGGAATATTATTGGTACAGCAGCGAGAACTGTTACAAAAAGCTGA
- the LOC103445759 gene encoding kinesin-like protein KIN-14Q isoform X1, with product MEEQHQCDSPLNSSTSAANSHCNYTPLCSQLQRLTMVDPDSSSYNADSNEVGVDCSRENYESTEAISTPKIRDPVANDARSMMGFSLTSPDLVICAGSPDIPQTSYGDSPEFLESKFHQKMDSSIELSFENGIDESQVRDMHKTPTVKFSTTLCQTFKEDLSPEASFELLPPPATENKLKEGSLPDMSNNAGCTDEFIGDDSQMEDCGSLKVTGETNEEGDYHKLLISYEKQKKELQEMRSAMEELKKQNYSKSRECQEACNSLKELQNELMRKSMHVGSLAFAIEGQVKEKSGWFSSLRDLTRKLKIMEMGHIKLSEEARAYKKCLEDMNEMRSTIHSTLNQQVNLHNDLKTKFIEGAKERKELYNKVLELKGNIRVFCRCRPLNTDEVAAGASMAIDFESAKDGELAVKSNGVTRRTFKFDAVFGPQAEQADVFEDTAPFATSVLDGYNVCIFAYGQTGSGKTFTMEGTEDARGVNFRTLQELFRIIGEREKLHRYDVSVSVLEVYNEQIRDLLVSGNQPGAAAKRLEIRQVGEGIHHVPGLVEAHVNNMNEVWEVLQTGSNARAVCSTNANEHSSRSHCIHCVMVKGENLLNGECTRSKLWLVDLAGSERVAKTEVQGERLKETQNINRSLSALGDVVSSLATKSSHIPFRNSKLTHLLQDSLGGDSKTLMFVQISPNENDVSETLCSLNFASRVRGIELGPAKRQLDTYELLRYKQMFEKTKLDVKSKDVQIRKMEETVHGLELKVKERDLKNKNLQDKVKELEAQLLIERKLARQHVDTKIAEQHEQQMKHQQDEQSIAPTRPPFTNRPLASHKVLSEIGSTLGKDQVNPLQPLMEKTNNKPSAPLFHVSDGFIKHLDATEKENNPEMAEQFLVPKKTGRASTCPTFQRIPVNTAPRRNSLIPLPNVPFRVQSPPPALPLAAIVCHADKKVDPDVTETDCLPEQTPCSSPKVIRNGAKKLNSILRRSLQKKIQIKSPMPPHMRKGVNVGMEKVRVSIGSRGRMGNRVLLGNARRAGTKEGQKPNSHREKERGWNIIGTAARTVTKS from the exons ATGGAGGAGCAGCACCAGTGCGACTCTCCTCTGAACAGCTCCACTTCCGCCGCCAATTCTCACTGCAACT ACACACCGCTTTGCTCGCAATTGCAGCGCTTGACAATGGTGGATCCGGATTCTTCCTCTTACAATGCTGATTCAAACGAAG TTGGTGTAGATTGCTCTCGGGAAAATTATGAAAGCACAGAAGCCATTAGTACACCAAAAATCAGGGACCCAGTTGCAAATGATG CCCGGTCCATGATGGGGTTTTCGCTTACCTCTCCTGATCTAGTGATCTGTGCCGGGTCACCCGATATACCCCAAACCAGCTATGGAGATTCCCCCGAGTTCTTGGAAAGCAAGTTCCATCAGAAGATGGATTCTTCTATTGAGCTCTCTTTTGAGAATGGAATCGATGAGTCTCAAGTTAGAGATATGCATAAAACTCCAACTGTAAAGTTCTCCACGACATTGTGCCAAACTTTTAAGGAAGATTTGTCTCCTGAAGCTTCATTTGAGCTTCTTCCTCCTCCGGCCACTGAGAACAAGTTGAAGGAAGGTTCCCTTCCTGATATGAGCAACAATGCAGGTTGCACTGATGAATTCATAGGCGATGATTCTCAAATGGAAGACTGCGGATCATTAAAA GTTACTGGTGAGACCAACGAAGAAGGAGACTATCATAAGCTGCTAATAAGTTACGAGAAACAGAAAAAGGAATTGCAAGAGATGAGGAGTGCAATGGAGGAGTTGAAAAAGCAAAACTATTCCAAGAGTAGAGAATGCCAAGAAGCTTGCAATTCATTAAAGGAACTCCAAAATGAACTCATGCGCAAGTCTATGCATGTTGGATCTTTGG CTTTCGCCATTGAGGGACAAGTGAAAGAGAAGAGCGGATGGTTTTCATCATTGAGAGATTTGACGAGAAAACTTAAG ATCATGGAGATGGGCCACATCAAGCTATCAGAGGAGGCACGGGCCTATAAGAAGTGCCTTGAAGATATGAATGAAATGAGGTctaccattcattccactt TAAATCAGCAAGTAAATTTGCATAATGATCTGAAGACTAAGTTTATTGAAGGGGCCAAAGAACGGAAAGAGCTCTACAACAAGGTGTTAGAGTTGAAAG GAAACATACGAGTCTTTTGCCGGTGCAGGCCTCTAAACACTGATGAAGTTGCAGCAGGAGCTTCAATGGCTATTGATTTTGAATCTGCTAAAGATGGTGAGCTCGCTGTCAAATCAAATGGGGTCACCAGAAGGACCTTCAAGTTTGATGCTGTATTTGGTCCTCAAGCAGAACAAG CTGATGTTTTTGAAGACACGGCTCCATTTGCAACATCAGTTTTAGATGGGTACAATGTGTGCATATTTGCATATGGGCAGACCGGAAGTGGAAAGACCTTTACAATGGAAGGGACAGAAGACGCTCGAGGAGTCAATTTTAGGACTCTTCAGGAATTGTTTCGTATAATTGGAGAGCGAGAAAAGTTACATCGATATGATGTATCAGTTAGCGTTTTAGAAGTCTACAACGAGCAGATACGAGATTTATTAGTTTCAGGGAATCAGCCAGGAGCAGCTGCCAAAAG GCTTGAAATAAGACAAGTTGGTGAAGGTATACATCATGTTCCAGGACTGGTTGAGGCACACGTAAACAACATGAATGAAGTCTGGGAAGTTCTGCAAACAGGCAGTAATGCAAGGGCTGTTTGCTCAACCAATGCCAATGAGCATAGCAGTCGGTCGCATTG CATACACTGTGTAATGGTGAAGGGGGAGAATTTGTTGAATGGGGAATGTACAAGAAGTAAGCTCTGGTTGGTGGATCTAGCAGGGAGCGAGCGTGTTGCGAAGACAGAAGTGCAAGGAGAACGACTCAAGGAAACTCAGAACATCAATAGATCTCTGTCTGCCCTTGGTGATGTCGTATCTTCACTTGCAACTAAAAGCTCACACATACCTTTCAG GAACTCTAAGCTTACCCACTTGCTTCAAGACTCTCTAG GAGGAGACTCGAAGACACTCATGTTTGTTCAGATAAGTCCTAATGAAAATGACGTGAGTGAGACCCTATGCTCACTGAACTTTGCAAGCAGAGTGAGAGGGATAGAGTTGGGTCCTGCAAAGAGGCAACTTGACACTTATGAACTTTTGAGATACAAACAGATG TTTGAGAAAACAAAGCTAGACGTCAAAAGCAAAGATGTACAGATCAGGAAGATGGAGGAAACAGTTCACGGATTAGAACTGAAGGTAAAAGAAAGAGAcctgaaaaataaaaacctgCAAGACAAG GTAAAAGAATTGGAAGCACAACTCTTAATCGAGAGAAAGCTGGCACGACAGCACGTTGACACAAAAATAGCTGAGCAACACGAGCAGCAAATGAAACATCAACAGGATGAGCAATCTATTGCACCCACAAGGCCACCGTTTACAAACCGACCATTAGCAAGTCACAAGGTCCTCAGTGAAATAGGCAGCACATTGGGAAAAGACCAAGTAAACCCTCTGCAACCATTGATGGAGAAGACCAACAACAAGCCCTCAGCACCCCTTTTTCATGTATCGGATGGTTTTATCAAGCATCTTGATGCTACGGAGAAAGAAAACAACCCCGAAATGGCTGAACAATTTCTTGTTCCAAAGAAAACTGGAAGGGCCTCTACTTGTCCAACATTTCAGCGGATTCCAGTAAACACAGCTCCAAGGCGCAACTCCCTAATCCCACTCCCAAATGTACCATTTCGTGTCCAATCCCCACCACCTGCATTACCATTGGCAGCTATAGTATGCCATGCTGATAAGAAAGTTGATCCAGATGTGACTGAGACTGACTGCTTGCCGGAACagacaccttgtagtagtcctAAAGTCATCAGAAATGGTGCCAAAAAGCTAAACAGCATACTGAGACGAAGCCTCCAAAAGAAAATCCAGATAAAATCCCCAATGCCACCGCACATGAGAAAAGGCGTGAATGTAGGGATGGAGAAAGTTAGAGTCTCTATTGGAAGTCGAGGGAGGATGGGGAACAGGGTGTTACTAGGAAATGCTAGAAGAGCCGGAACTAAAGAAGGCCAGAAGCCTAATAGTCATAGGGAAAAGGAGAGGGGGTGGAATATTATTGGTACAGCAGCGAGAACTGTTACAAAAAGCTGA